Sequence from the Halobaculum rubrum genome:
CACGCCACTCCTCGACACAGGTGAGATCGTCGGAGAAGCTCCCGTCAGGGAGGGAGCCGCAAGTCGTTCCGTGTGAGCAACAGCGGTTATGAGACGGCACCTGTGACGTGGAGTTGGCATCCGCGTCGGTCGATGTCATCCGGGATCGGATACGAGTTCGTCTAGGGAGAGAAGGGTGACCAGTGGTCAGTTGTCCGGTTCGGTACTAGACGGTGACTCGGCAGAACCGTGATCGTGTCCGCGAACAAGTTCGAGTAGATGACGCGCTTCGATACGGGTACTGTCGCGTCGGCGCTGCCTTACTCGTAGTACTGTTCGAGGTGGTTGATGATATCGTCGCTGTCGTACACCGTACCGCCGTAGTCGCTGTCGACGAGGTACGGGATCTGGTCGTTTCCCCCGGCCACCAGCTCGTCGTGTGTGAGTTCATTGGTTACGTCGCCGCCCTGGTCTCCGGGGAGCCGCGGGTTGTGAAT
This genomic interval carries:
- a CDS encoding glutathione S-transferase N-terminal domain-containing protein, which produces MLELYQSEGCPHSGKVREKLSELGVSYVIHNPRLPGDQGGDVTNELTHDELVAGGNDQIPYLVDSDYGGTVYDSDDIINHLEQYYE